In Bacillus sp. S3, the sequence AAAAGCTAATAGAACATCCTTCCAGCGATGTGTAATAGAATGATGTATAAATAGAATGACTAATGCTCCTGCTCCGGTGGATAAGGCCGAAAGAACACTCCCTATAATAACTGCGTTCATTATATCCTACCTTCCTTAGCTAAAAAACCAAATTTTAAATATCAACAATTTTAGACATTAGCTGTGATTTTTATCATTGTTTATATCTCAATATTTCATATAGTTATATTAGTACTATTTTACTGAAAACTCACATCATGATTTAACTACATACTTTACCACAGCTATATTTAACTTCAACTACTATTGTTAATAAACACCACTTCTTTGAAAGTGCATTACGTTTGATTACCTGTCCTATGATTCTTAATTTTAGTTTAAACCAGTAAGAAAAAAAATAAAACAATCATTGTTTGGTACTATGCTTGTGTTGCGATTCATATATCGTTAATAAAAGCATTTTTTATAACCAAAGGAAGCAACCGCTTTCAATATTCTTAGATTATATGGAGGAGGGAAAGTCCTACATGCACATTGTCGTATGTGTCAAACAAGTACCTGATACAAAAATCATTAAAATTAATCCCAAAACCAACACACTCGACCGCCGAAGTGCACCGGCCATTTTGAATCCCTACGATGCCCATGCTGTTCAAGAGGCCGTAAAAATCAGGGAAAAAACGGGTGGTACAATTTCGGTATTGTCAATGGGACCGCCGCAAGCAACGGCTGTTATTAAAAAAAGTGTTGAAATAGGTGCAGATAGAGGTTATTTAATTTCTGACCGTGCCTTCGCGGGGGCTGATACACTTGCGACCAGTTATGCACTTTCTAAAGCGCTGGAAAGAATCAGCAAGGATCTACCTGTCGACATGGTGATTTGCGGCAAGCACGCAATCGATGGTGATACAGGACAGGTTGGGCCAGGTATCGCAAGAAGAATGGATATTCCTCCTGTTACAAATGTAATTGAAGTAACCGAGGTCAATCAAAAGGAAAAAACCGTTCTAATTAAACGTAAATTAACTAGCGGCCATGAATTAATACAGTCGGAATTACCATGCTTATTGACTGTAGAAAAAGAAATAAATGATATTGAATATTCACCAATGCCCAATATGATTAAAGCTACAAGATATGAACCAATCATCTGGGCAGTTAGTGATCTTGAAAATGTGGAACGAACACAGCTTGGACTAAAAGGCTCACCAACTATTGTCGGAAAAATGTTTACACCACCAAGGCCGGAAGGCGGAAAAAGACTTGAAGGAACCGCAGACGAGCAAGTTCAGCAGCTTATGGAAGTCCTGATGGAGAAAAAAGATCTGTTAACATTGCAGTCTAAATAATTAAGATTATCTTTTCGGCAGGGAGGGGTTTACATGAATCTAGACGATTATCGTGGAGTCTGGGTATTCATTGAACAAAACGATGCAAAAATCGAAGGCGTATCAGTAGAATTGCTAGGTGCCGGCAGAAAGCTGGCTGATAAATTACAAGTTCCCTTAGCGGGGTTTTTACTAGGCAGCGGGATTAAATCATTAGCCAATCAAGTAATATCTTACGGGGCTGATGAAGTGTATGTGGTTGACCATCCCGTCCTGAAAAATTACAGGACAGAATCCTATATGCAGGGTGTAATGCTGCTGGCTCAAAAATTTAAGCCTGAAATTATCCTTTATGGTGCAACACCAAATGGGAAGGACTTAGCCAGTGCTGTGGCAACTGACTTAAATACCGGTTTAACAGCTGATACAACGATGCTTGATGTTGATGTGAATAATAGATTACTAGAGGCAAGCCGTCCGGCATTTGGCGGAAATATCATGGCAACCATCCTTTGTAAGAAGCACCGTCCGCAAATGGCAACTGTGAGACCAAAAGTTATGAAGGCATTAGCACCCGAGCAAGGTAGACTTGGGAAGATCATTGAAGAGAAAATTGACTTATATGAAGAAGATATGCGCACTAAAGTGCTGCAAATTGTGAATGACGTAACAAAAAAGGTTAATTTGGCAGATGCTCATGTGATTGTCTGCGGCGGGAAGGGAATGGGAGACCTGCAAAACTTCCAGCTCATTCATGAGTTGGCAGAAACAATCGGAGCTAGTGTGGGCGGCACCCGTGATGTGGTAGAAGCAGGCTGGCTGCCACACGAGCAGCAGGTTGGTCAAACCGGTGAAACCGTCACACCGAAAATTTATTTTGCCATAGGTATATCGGGAGCCATCCAGCATGTCGTCGGCATGAAAAATTCCGAGTTCATTATCGCCATAAACAAAGACCCGAATGCGCCAATATTTGATGTTGCCACATATGGAATTGTAGGAGACGCAATGGAAATTATACCAAAACTAATCGAGCAATTTAAGCAGCTTAGGATTGAAAAAGGCGGTGAAATAAGCTATGCCTGAAAAATTTGACGTAATCGTAGTTGGGGCAGGCCCGGCAGGTACATCTTGTGCCCTCACATGTGCAAAAAGCGGGTTAAATGTTTTGCTTATTGAAAGAGGAGAATACCCAGGGGCAAAAAACGTAATGGGCGGAGTATTGTACCGTAAGCAAATGGAAGATTTGATTCCTGAATTTTGGAAGGAAGCCCCATTGGAAAGGCCTGTAGTTGAGCAGCGTTTTTGGATGATGGATAAAGAATCAGTAGTACAATTTGGCTATAAAGGTCTCGAATGGGCAGTAGAACCATATAATAATTTCACCGTCCTGCGTGCACAGTTTGACCAATGGTTTGCAAGTAAGGCAGTCGAAGCAGGTGCTCTCTTAATCAACGAAACGGTTGTGACCGAATGTATTGTCGAAAATGGAAAGGTAGTGGGTGTTCGAACGGACCGGCCAGATGGAGAAGTTTATGCAGATGTGGTTGTCCTTGCTGATGGGGTAAACTCGTTACTTTCTAAGCAGCTGGGCTTTCACAAAGAGTTTCGTCCGGATGAAGTAGCCTTAACAGTTATGGAAGTAATTAATCTGCCAAAAGAAAAAATCAATGACCGTTTTAACCTTGAGGATAACCACGGCTGTACAATTGAAATATTTGGAGATTCTACCAAGGGGAACCTCGGAACAGCCTTTCTTTATACAAATAAAGACAGCTTGAACATTGGGGTAGGCACAACCCTTTCAAGTATGATAAAAGCAAAATTAAAGCCGTATGAATTGCTCGATTACCTAAAAAATCACCCAATGGTCAAGCCATACATTACCGGTGGAGAATCGGCAGAGTATCTTGCGCATCTAATTCCTGAAGGCGGTTACCGCTCCGTACCAAAAGTCGCCGGAAATGGCGTACTTGTTGTCGGGGATGCGGCCCAGCTGGTGAATGCCATTCATCGTGAAGGTTCGAACATGGCAATGCACTCAGGATTATTGGCTGCCGAATCGATTTTGGAGGCAAAAAGCAGGGGCGGCTTTACGGAGGCAAACTTAAATATATATCGAGAGAAGCTATACGGCAGCTTTATCATGAAAGATTTAGAGAAATACAAAGATGCAGCACATACATTTGAGACGTATCCACAATATTTTAATGAGTATGTACCAATGATGAACAAGGCAATGAGTAAATTCTTCACAGTGGATGGGACACCAAAACGTGAAAAACAAAAACAAATCATGAAGAGTGTTACTGCAGAGAAAGGTACACTGCGAGTATTACAAGATATGTATCGTGCATGGAAGGCGGTGAAATAATGTCAACGAAGAATATCGAGGAAAAACAGTATCTCCTCAGGTTTAAATGTGATACGAAGTCCCATTTGACTGTTTTAGATCATGATGTTTGCATGACACAGTGTCCCGATAAAATTTGTACAGTATTTTGCCCTGCCGAGGTGTATAAGTGGGAAGGAACACGGATGCAGGTTGGCTACGAGGGCTGCCATGAATGCGGCAGCTGCCGAATTGGATGTCCATATCAGAACATTAAGTGGGAATATCCTAAGGGTGGACATGGGATTGTATTCCGGCTAGCATAATGATTTTTACTAATATTGTTTAGAATCGATATAATCCGGAAAGACCAGCTATTTTTTTAGCTGGTCTTTCTTTCGTTTTTTTTAATTTGTTTCCATCACTGGTAAGCCGGGTATGTATGGAATATATGCTAAACAAAAAAAGAAAATGGAGGTACTTATTCTATGAGTAAAAAAGTATTGGGTGTTTATAATTCAAGTGATGATGTAATCCATGCGATAGAGGAATTCAAAAACGAAGGATATTCTGAAAATGAATTATCTATTATTGCGAATACACGTGATATTCCTTCAGCCATTCAAAATGAAATAGGTGTAACGACCGAGGAGGTAAGCGGAACGGATTATAATCGAACATATGAACATAGAGGGTTCATTGAAAACCTGCTTTCCGTATTTGAAATTAATACCAATATAAATGATGGCACAACCTCCTATTTTGACCATCTGGTTGGGTTGGGGTTTGATGAAGACGCTGCCCGCGAATACGAAAGGGATATTAATTCCGGTAAAATTTTGCTTCTATCCGATCGTGAAGCAGAGCAAGCCTTAGGTGGTGGATTCACAGGTACCGCCTCGCCTGACCAAACAAAATTTGATGATAATTCGTTTAGTAGGGATAAGGAGCGGACCATGAAGCTTCGAGAGGAACAGTTGGATGTTGCTAAAGAACGTGTCCAGACTGGTGAAGTAGAGGTAAAAAAAGAAGTGGTTGAAGAACAAAAAACAGTCCATGTTCCGGTAACGCATGAAGAGGTTTATGTGGAGAGACAAGAAGTGGGCGGTCGCACAGCAGATACCACAACTCCGATTGGGAGTGATGAAACGATCCATGTTCCAATTGTCGAGGAAAAAGTTGAAGTATCAAAAAAACCTGTTGTAACGGAGGAACTGGTAATAGGAAAAAGGCAGGTTACTGAAACCGAACAGGTTACCGATAATATCAAACGTGAGGAAGCAAAGGTGGAAACAGAAGGCGATGCCAAAGTCGATGAGTCAACTATTGGCCGTAACCATGAAGATCAATACCGAAAATAATGGGAAAATATAAAGGGCTGATATGAATGGTGTTTCGGTTTCATAAGTATAATGAAAAGTGTTGTTTGTCAATTGTGCAAACAGCACTTTTTTTGCCGCTGACCAGGGCGCTTACGCTTTTCTCACTATATGTAGGTTTATTCACAAATGAGGGTAAAAAGAAGGTGAAGCAGAAGGTAAGTATTTTGAGGGTTAGCTTATTTTCTCTAATAGGGCTGCAGAGGAAAGTTCGTCTTTTTTGCTTGATGCAGTTAAAGCTGAAGCAAGCGTGATGGCATGATCGATTAATTTCATATCTGCTGAGCAATAATATGGTCTTTTCCAATTAAAATTGCCTTCTTTATCTGCAGGATAAATAGTCACTTTCCAGTGATAATAAATTTTCGGCTGTGGGAGTTGTACCCCTTCAACAGCAATGAGCCAGTGGGTGAAAGGTGAATCAGGAGAGTATGCTTCGGATTCCTGTAATGACAGCAGGTCATTTAATCCAATTGGAACGAATGCCTTTTGATAAAAATCATGATAATTTGGGGTTTTCATGTTTTAGCCCTCCCTTTATGGTTTAACTATATTATATGAAACTTTTAAAACTTTTTGAGTGATAAATGTTAAAATTTTTCAAAAAATTAAAGCGGTTTCATAAATTAGACAAAAAGAATGCATCCTGTAAACAATTGTGGATAAAAGTGATATCTGTCACTACATTAAATCAGAGTAGCTTTTATACTTGAAACAAAATAAAACGCTGAGGTGAAGGATTATGAGTGACTGTATGAGTGCATTTGGGGGAATGCCCCAAGCTGAATTAAGCGAAGGACTTAAACAATTAAAAAGTGAACATCCTCCATTATTAGAACAATTAGAAGGATTATACGAATTAACTAAGCAAATTGATCAAGAAATAGCTGTAGATAAGAATTTTGGTGAATTAATAACAAAAGTAAAAGAATTTAAGGCATCTTTAGAGCCGCATTCAGAAAGAGAAGAGGGTGTTCTTTTTCCAATGATGGGGGTTTATATTGGAACAACCTCAGGACCGATTGCCGTGATGGAATATGAACATGACCAAGCAAAATCAAATATTGGTGCCTTTCTTGCTAAGGCAGAAGCTTTACCAACATCAACAGATGAGAAGAAAAAATTAGCTGAATTAATTCAAAATGCTTACTTCATTTTAATAGAACATTTTTCCAAAGAGGAAAATGTATTATTCCCAATGGCTGAAAGAATGCTGACTGAGGAAGAAAAAGCAGAATTATTACAAAAAATCCAGGAAATAAAGTAAGGATGGGCCTATGCCCATCCTTCTTTATTTTGGTTGATTCCATTCCCAAATCTTTTGATCTGTTGGAAGGAGGAATGCGATTAAACCAAGTAATGGTAATACTCCAAGCCATGTGATCATCGACTGCAAACCAATCAGGTCCGCGAGATAACCTAAGCCTACTGAACCAATTGCCCCCATACCAAATGCAAGACCAACAGTTAAACCGGACATTGTGCCAATTTTCCCCGGAACTAATTCTTGAGCGTATACAACGGTGACGGAAAAACTAGTCATTAAGATAAAACCGGTTAGAATTAGAAAGAAAAAGGCTACTGTTGATGGAACATAAGGAATGAGGATAGAAAAAGGCACAGTTGCTAACATGGAAAAGGAAATGATGTTTTTCTTTCCAAATCGGTCTGACAGCGGCCCACCAAAGAAGGTACCCACAGCTCCGGAAACTAAAAATGCGAACAAGAAGATCTGAGATTCTTTAATCGTAAGGCTATATTCTTTAATCACATAAAAAGTATAAAAATTGGTAATACCGGAAGAATACCAAGTTCTCGCAAAGATTAACAATAGAATCAATGCCAAAGTATTTTTTACCTCTCTTGTTAAACCGTCCTTCTTGGTCACACCTGTACTTTTTTTCTTCGCCGTTACTGGTGAAATTAGTAATCTTTGATTATACCAATTGGCGATATAAAGCAGTAAAATGACCGCAACTGCTGCGACAATTGTGAACCAGGATGCACCAATTTGGCCAAGCGGCACCAAAATCAGTGCTGTTATTACTGGAGCTAGTGCCTGACCCGTATTGCCTCCGACTTGATAAATAGATTGTGCCAGCCCTCGCCGGCTTCCTGCAGCCATATAGGCTACCCTTGAACCTTCGGGATGAAAAATCGCAGACCCAAGACCAATGAAAACGACAGATAGAACAATCATTAGAAAACTCGAAGCAAAACCCAATCCAAGGATGCCGAATAATGTAAAGGTTAGCCCAATTGGCAGTGCATAAGGCATAGGCTTTTTGTCAGTTATCATTCCGACTGCTGGCTGCATAATGGATGAAATCATATTTAAAGAGAATGCAATAATTCCAAGCTGTGTAAAGCTTAAACCCATTGATTTTTCCAAAATGGGGAACATAGCCGGAACAACAGCCTGAATGGAATCATTCAATAAATGGCACAGTCCAATGATAAAAAGAATTTTATACATAGGTGATTCGGAGGCCTTCTGCGCCTTTGCGGGTAATATTGCTTGTTGATTCATTTGATCCCTTCTTTATTGTTTATTGACAAAATATTTTTCTATCCTATCATACTACCGAATAACAAAAATAAGAAATATTTATTTCTCATTTCGGAATATTTAAATTATAACGGAGCAATTGTAATATTAAAATAAAACGAGACCGTTATTGGTCTCGCTTTTCCTTACAGATTGGCAGCGTAATGGTGACGGTAGTTCCAAAATTTTCGGTGCTGTCGATTTGAATGCTTCCCCCAAATGAGTTTATAATTCGCTTACAAATAACGAGACCTAGACCTGTTCCCGTTTCTTTTGAAGTATAAAAAGGGCGGAATATTTTTTCTAACTCATCTTTTGGAATCCCTTTTCCATTATCGTGAATTTCCAGCTTACAAAAATCATTTTCATACATGTAGAGTCTTATATCCAATGTGCCGGCTTTATCAAATGATTCAAACGCATTTTTTGTAATATTTAAGATCACTTGTTTCATTTCATCCTTAACACACTTAACCATCACAGGTTCTTCTGGAATCTGCCAGATACATGAAACATTGTGTGAATTAGCCTCTGACATGATCAGAGGTTTCAATTCTTGTAGTGTCCCGTTTATATTAATGTTATCTGTCAATTGTGCTGTCGGTTTTCCCAGAATTAAAAACTCACTAACGATTTCATTAATGCGTTTCAGTTCTGAATTAATAACATTAAAATAATAGCGATCCTCAGGGTCCGTGTATTTTTCACTCAGGAGTTGTATTAACCCTTTTACACCTGTTAACGGGTTTCGAATTTCATGTGCTGTACTTGCAGCTAATGTGCCTACTAATTCGAGCTTCTGCAGTTCATTTTGTTTTCTTTCTTGATGTGCATGCTTTCTTAATAAGAAATATTTGATAAGTAAGTAAAGGATATGTGTGATAACGAGGATAATAAATACTATTTCCCCTAGGTCTTTACCAATTTCTTTATAACTCCGTTCGGCAATCTTTACTTTTATATTCCACGGTATTCTTTCCATTGGTGAAGTAACCCAATTAGTCTCGTTTGCCGTTTCATTGTAGGCTACATTCATTTCGAGAATTGGTTTTTTTCCTCCATTCACCACAATTAGCTTGTTCTCGGGCGTAAGGACCTTCATCAGGTTCCTCATATAATCAATCCGTAAATCCGCAACCAGAATAGCCTGTAATTCCTGATTTTCATCGAGCACTGGTGTAGCAAGGCCAATAATATTTTGGTTGTTTCTAAGAATTTCTACTTGATCTGCAATAATTGTATCCTTTGTTTTAATGACTTCTTGGATGAATGAGTGTTTGGCAAAATTGGCATCGTTTCGTAATGGAACAGAACCAGTTAGCAAAGAGCCAGTATGGTCAAGTAAGTAAAGGCCTCCATACCGAGGATCGTTTTGGTTTACCTGCATTAATAATGGTTCCATTTTTGCCGGAAAATCCAATTCATTTCTTGCGGAAAGGGACAGAATATCTAAGCTGGTTTTCGTTTCGCTAATGAATTGATCCCAGTTCTTCTGATAAATTGAGGCGACCCATAGAGCATCTTTTTTTCTTGCTATGTCATTTTCCTTTAAAATATGATAAAAATAGTATGAACCTAAAATTAAAACAGGCAGTACAACAATAAAAAAATAGATATAAAAATTGCCTTTACGAATTTTCATTAAGGTACCCCGATGTATTTTGATGTAAAATAACGTTATTATTATATCAAATGTTTCATGAATTTACCGAAATATTCCTGCTTTCATAGAGGAAATTGACATGAATTGAAAAGTTTTTTATAATTAATTTTGAAATCAAGATAAATTAAAAGTGTGGATTCAGCAACACACAAAATCAAAAATCTAAAAGGATGAGTTTTTTATGGAAAATGATTCAGTAGCAAAATCCTTAAAGCTATTCATTGTCCTTTCACGAGCGTATAAGGCGATCAATGAACATGTAAATAAAGTCATTCAGGCAAATGGTTTAAATCCAACAGAATTTGCCGTGTTAGAGCTGCTCTACCATAAAGGTGACCAGCCGATGCAGCAAATCGGCGGGAAAATTCTGCTCGCCAGTGGCAGTATAACTTATGTGGTCGATAAACTAGAACAAAAAGGAATGTTGAGACGAATAGCCTGCCCTAAAGATCGGAGAGTCACATATGCACAAATTACCGATGAGGGGAAAAGGTTTATTCAGGACATTTTTCCTGAACATGCGAAGCAAATTGATACGCTCATGTCGAGTCTTGATGATTCAGAGAAAACGGAAGCAATTGAACTACTGAAAAAGTTAGGTTTGCCTGCGGGTAAATTTTAATACGGCCAATGGTCGTATTTTTTTTATGAAGGAATTTTATGAAACAGTGTCGAAATAATATCGTTGGAATATTTGAAAGAGGGGGATTTTTTTATGAACTTTGAACAGTATACATATGTCCGTCCGAATCTAGAAGAAGTAACGACTAAATTTAACTTAGTGCTTGACCGATTTAAAGAGGCTCTTACTGTTGAAAAACAAAGTGAGGCTATGCATGGCATTAATCAACTAAGAAATGACCTTGGCACGATGTTTAATCTATGCTATATTCGTCATTCGATTGATACGAATGATGAATTTTATAAGCAAGAACAGGATTATATGGATGAAATACAGCCTGAGGTAGAAGGACTGGTAACCAAATATTATCAAGCACTTGTGGAGTCAAAATTCCGCAGCCAGCTTGAAGAAAAGTGGGGCATTCAGTTATTTGCCCTAGCTGAAGGACAGCTAAAGACATTTAAACCTGAAATTGTTCCATTATTGCAAAAGGAAAATCGTCTATCAACGGAATACACAAAGCTGCTTGCTTCAGCTAAAATTGATTTTGAAGGGGAAGAGAGGACCTTGGCCCAATTGGATCCCTTCACAGAATCGACAGACAGGAAAATGAGAAAGAAGGCGAGTGAAGCGAAATTTGGCTTTTTTGCAGAGCATGAGGCGGAACTCGACCGTATCTATGATGACCTTGTTAGAGTAAGAACGGAAATCGCTCAAACGCTGGGATATAAAAACTTTGTGGAACTTGGCTACTATCGAATGATGAGAACGGATTACAATTCCGAAATGGTAGCGAATTTCCGTGCGCAGGTTAAGGACTTTATCGTGCCAATTGCCACAAAATTAAAGATGCGCCAACAGGAAAGAATTGGACTCGACAAATTAAAATATTATGATGAAGGCTTCAATTTTCAGACTGGAAATGCAGTACCAAAAGGCTCGCCAGAATGGATTATCGAAAATGGCCAAAAAATGTATGAAGACCTTTCAGCAGAAACAGGGTCGTTTTTCCGTTATATGCAGGATAACAAACTGATGGATCTGGTAGCCAAAAAAGGAAAAGCAGGCGGCGGTTATTGTACATTTATTGAAAATTACAAAGCACCATTTATTTTTTCCAATTTTAACGGAACTTCAGGGGATATTGATGTCTTAACACATGAAGCGGGTCATGCGTTCCAAGTATATTCCAGCCGTGACTTTGAGGTTCCGGAATATAATTGGCCGACCTATGAGGCATGTGAAATTCACTCTATGAGTATGGAATTCTTTACATGGCCGTGGATGGATTTGTTCTTTAAAGAAGATACAGACAAATATAAATTTTCACATTTAAGTGATGCATTATTGTTCTTACCATATGGGGTTTCAGTTGATGAATTTCAGCACTGGGTTTATGAGAATCCGACAGCTACACCAAAAGAGCGTAAGCTAAAGTGGCGTGAGATAGAGAAGAAATATTTGCCGCATAAGGATTATGACGGCAACGAATATCTAGAAAGCGGCGGCTTCTGGCAGCGCCAAGGTCACATTTTTAATTCGCCGTTTTATTATATTGATTATACACTTGCACAGATTTGTGCCTTCCAATTCTGGAAGCGCTCTAGAGAGGACCAGGAAAAGGCTTGGGCAGATTATGTGAACCTGTGTAAGCTTGGGGGCAGCATGTCATTCACAAAGCTTGTCGCGGCAGCCAACCTGATTTCACCATTTGAGGATGGGTGTGTTGAATCAGTGGTCGCTGTGATTGAGAACTGGTTGAACTCTGTGGATGATCAAAAACTATAAGCTAAAAAGCGAAACCACTTTTATCAGTGGCTTCGCTTTTTTAATTAGTTTACAGTTATGCCTTCGGAGATAACTTTTAACTCGCCATTTTCAACAATTGCTGCTAATTTTTTTGAATCTGGCACTTCTAAAATAAAGTCGGCAATTTTATCTTCCAGTTGTTCCTGAATGACTCTGCGGAGCGGGCGAGCTCCAAAAGCAGGGTGGTAGCCAAGTTCAGCTAATGTTTCTTTTGATTCCTGTGAAATGGATAATTCGATATTTTGCTCTTTTAAGGTTTCTTGTAATTCAATTACCATTAAATCAACAATCGTTAAGATATGTTCTTGATCTAATGAGTTAAATTCAATAATACTATCAAAACGATTCAAAAATTCAGGCTTAAAGAAGCTGCCAAGCGAGTCAAGGATACTTGCTTCTTCTACTGCTTCTGTTGTGCCAAACCCAACGTGGATGTTTTTGTGGCCGACGCCAGCATTACTGGTCATAATAATGACCGTATCCTTAAAGCTGACAATTCTTCCTTGGCTGTCAGTAAGGCGGCCATCTTCAAGAATTTGCAGGAACATGTGCTGTACGTCAGGATGTGCTTTTTCAATTTCATCTAAAAGAATAATGCTATACGGGTTTCTGCGGACTTTTTCTGTCAACTGTCCTGCCTCGTCATGGCCCACATAGCCTGGAGGTGAACCGATTAGTTTAGAAACGCTGTGTTTCTCCATATATTCACTCATATCGAGACGTATCATGGAATCCTTGGACCCAAATAATTCTTCTGCAAGGGTCTTGGTAAGCTCCGTTTTACCGACACCTGTTGGACCGACAAACAGGAAGGAGCCAATTGGACGGTTTTTTGATTTTAAACCGGCCCGGCTGCGTCTAATCGCCTTTGCTACTTTTCTTACAGCTTTTTCCTGACCGATGACCTTCTGACTTAAATTATCTTCTAATACTTTCATTTTCAGCTGTTCATCCTGCTGCAGCTTTCCGACGGGGATACCCGTTTTTTGTTCAATAATTTCTTGAATATGAGAAACAGTAACAACAGGCCTTTCATCACGTATATCCTTATTTAATAACTTTTCCAATTTTGCCTCTT encodes:
- a CDS encoding M3 family oligoendopeptidase; amino-acid sequence: MNFEQYTYVRPNLEEVTTKFNLVLDRFKEALTVEKQSEAMHGINQLRNDLGTMFNLCYIRHSIDTNDEFYKQEQDYMDEIQPEVEGLVTKYYQALVESKFRSQLEEKWGIQLFALAEGQLKTFKPEIVPLLQKENRLSTEYTKLLASAKIDFEGEERTLAQLDPFTESTDRKMRKKASEAKFGFFAEHEAELDRIYDDLVRVRTEIAQTLGYKNFVELGYYRMMRTDYNSEMVANFRAQVKDFIVPIATKLKMRQQERIGLDKLKYYDEGFNFQTGNAVPKGSPEWIIENGQKMYEDLSAETGSFFRYMQDNKLMDLVAKKGKAGGGYCTFIENYKAPFIFSNFNGTSGDIDVLTHEAGHAFQVYSSRDFEVPEYNWPTYEACEIHSMSMEFFTWPWMDLFFKEDTDKYKFSHLSDALLFLPYGVSVDEFQHWVYENPTATPKERKLKWREIEKKYLPHKDYDGNEYLESGGFWQRQGHIFNSPFYYIDYTLAQICAFQFWKRSREDQEKAWADYVNLCKLGGSMSFTKLVAAANLISPFEDGCVESVVAVIENWLNSVDDQKL